A window of Komagataella phaffii GS115 chromosome 1, complete sequence contains these coding sequences:
- a CDS encoding Subunit of the origin recognition complex: MFRDPQWQLLKCFLGDDVSFNNVILQGGSGVGKSFLLNKFLETKADSIIIQIDCETCLSTEMIMQRILNCIYELDFDFKGKYTAGEVRQTNPASTCHDINSFIDTIVQVIENGLHKPIFIILEKLDECLEDTESFLLALTKEAEVDECLNSVHFVEVISTLIPEKLATIGIPTIYFPNYTLEETKEILKIMKQTTLENQLLQESKAKLEKNAPIDEQVKNFTDEQLVSTTILKSQQQFITTFLGIVVDSFYFVLASDLKELEKIVDKIWVQFKGPLIETNGRIVMGKSDAISVFRQFKSLFRPEYAIPCSVLNEEEGKALLDDDLFNLSLYDKYILLASYLASFNDPRNDLIFFSKFRDARFDKRKKPMLKKKSVKTLTPNAFSLERLLAILHAIYESEVELQTDVDLLKSLATLASQDMILKSSNDVLDGNTRWKCNVSWDIIKSIAKSVNFDISVYLQSEY; encoded by the coding sequence ATGTTTAGAGACCCTCAATGGCAGCTACTAAAGTGCTTTTTAGGCGATGATGTTTCGTTTAACAATGTCATACTACAAGGCGGAAGCGGTGTCGGtaaatcttttcttctaaacaaatttttggaGACAAAAGCAGATTCCATAATAATTCAAATAGACTGTGAAACATGTTTGTCCACTGAAATGATAATGCAGAGAATCCTCAATTGTATATACGAATTGGACTTTGACTTTAAAGGCAAATACACGGCAGGAGAAGTGCGGCAGACGAACCCAGCTTCCACTTGCCATGACATCAACAGTTTCATTGACACAATTGTCCAGGTAATTGAGAACGGATTACATAAGCCAATATTTATTATCCTGGAGAAGTTAGATGAATGTTTGGAAGATACAGAGAGTTTTCTGTTGGCTTTGACTAAAGAAGCAGAAGTGGATGAATGCTTGAACAGCGTTCACTTTGTGGAGGTTATAAGTACCTTAATTCCAGAAAAACTGGCGACCATTGGGATTCCTACAATTTACTTTCCTAATTATACTCTTGAAGAGACTaaagagattttgaaaataatgaaacAAACCACGCTAGAAAATCAACTATTACAAGAATCAAAAGCTAAACTAGAGAAGAACGCTCCAATTGATGAAcaagtgaaaaatttcaccGACGAACAACTAGTGTCCACAACAATACTTAAATCACAGCAACAATTCATAACAACGTTCCTTGGCATAGTAGTAGATTCATTCTATTTCGTACTCGCATCTGACCTCAAAGAGCTGGAGaaaattgttgataaaaTATGGGTGCAATTCAAAGGTCCATTGATTGAGACTAACGGGAGAATAGTGATGGGGAAGAGTGATGCTATATCAGTGTTCAGACAGTTTAAATCTTTATTTCGACCTGAGTATGCCATTCCTTGCAGtgttttgaatgaagaagagggAAAAGCTCTGTTAGATGACGATTTATTTAATCTGTCACTTTATGACAAGTACATCCTGCTGGCATCGTATTTGGCGTCGTTTAACGATCCACGGAATGActtgatctttttctcAAAGTTCAGAGACGCACGTTTTGATAAACGTAAAAAGCCcatgttgaaaaagaaatctgTAAAGACGTTGACCCCAAATGCTTTTAGTTTGGAGAGATTGTTGGCGATCTTGCATGCCATTTATGAATCAGAAGTTGAACTTCAAACCGACGTGGATCTTTTAAAATCTTTAGCAACTCTAGCATCTCAAGACATGATCCTAAAGTCGAGTAATGATGTCTTAGATGGAAATACAAGGTGGAAATGTAATGTTAGTTGGGACATCATCAAAAGCATAGCCAAGAGCGTGAACTTTGATATAAGTGTGTATCTCCAAAGTGAATACTAA